One Setaria italica strain Yugu1 chromosome II, Setaria_italica_v2.0, whole genome shotgun sequence DNA segment encodes these proteins:
- the LOC101776016 gene encoding probable flavin-containing monooxygenase 1 isoform X2, producing the protein MVAPEIHPHRSCRQGPPDTAAASMDHKAAKRVAIVGAGTSGLAASKHLLARGFRPVVFEAGAAVGGLWTRTLATTRLQSPNQGYRFSDFPWPEDADAFPRHDQVVAYLAAYARRFGVEDCVRFRSKVVAAEFVGTDDGANAELWAGNGEAFGGDGAGRWRLTVRHGDSDATQTYEFDFLILCIGRFSGVPNIPEFPPGVGPDAFRGRVLHSMDFSDMNDADAAALVRGKRVAVVGSGKSAFDIAAECADANGAERPCTMVCRSPQWLLHDVNVWGKLNLGYLYMNRFAQLMVRKPGAGLASTLLATLLTPLAWLISKVTEAYYKKAIPMREHGMEPELGFAGSISSCNIGMLPDAFYDKVRGGSIVIRRSGAFSFCEDGLVLDGADRRVVPADLVILATGFCGDQKLRDMFVSPRVKDIVAGSSDTTVPLYRECVHPRIPQMAVIGYSESLTNIFSIEMMAKWVARFLDGAFRLPGVARMEQSVAEWGGYMRRSNGERFRRSCLGAVNIWYNDELCRDMGYDPRRKKGLLAEWFQPYGAVDYADIQ; encoded by the exons aTGGTCGCCCCCGAGATCCACCCGCACCGAAGCTGCCGGCAAGGACCACCAGACACAGCGGCGGCGTCAATGGATCACAAGGCGGCGAAGCGTGTGGCCATCGTCGGCGCCGGCACGAGCGGGCTCGCCGCGTCCAAGCACCTCCTGGCGCGGGGCTTCCGCCCGGTGGTGTTCGAggcgggcgccgccgtcggcggcctGTGGACGCGCACGCTCGCCACCACCAGGCTGCAGTCGCCCAACCAGGGCTACCGCTTCTCCGACTTCCCGTGGCCGGAAGACGCCGACGCGTTCCCGCGCCACGACCAGGTCGTGGCGTACCTCGCCGCCTACGCGCGCCGCTTCGGCGTCGAAGACTGCGTCAGGTTCCGGAGCAAGGTCGTCGCCGCGGAGTTCGTCGGCACCGACGACGGCGCTAACGCGGAGCTGTGGGCGGGCAACGGCGAGGCGTTCGGCGGTGATGGCGCTGGCCGGTGGCGCCTCACCGTGCGTCACGGCGACTCCGACGCCACGCAG ACGTACGAGTTCGACTTCCTGATCCTGTGCATCGGGAGATTCAGCGGCGTGCCCAACATCCCGGAGTTCCCGCCCGGCGTCGGCCCCGACGCGTTCCGCGGGCGGGTGCTCCACTCCATGGATTTCTCCGACATGAAcgacgcggacgccgccgcgctggtCAGGGGCAagcgcgtcgccgtcgtcggctcGGGCAAGTCCGCCTTCGACATCGCGGCCGAGTGCGCCGACGCCAACG GCGCCGAGCGGCCGTGCACGATGGTCTGCAGGAGCCCACAATGGCTGCTGCACGACGTCAACGTCTGGGGCAAGCTCAACCTGGGGTACCTCTACATGAACCGGTTCGCGCAGCTGATGGTGCGCAAGCCCGGCGCCGGCCTGGCGTCGACCCTCCTCGCCACGTTGCTCACGCCTTTG GCGTGGCTGATATCGAAGGTGACGGAGGCATACTACAAGAAGGCGATACCGATGCGGGAGCACGGCATGGAGCCGGAGCTCGGGTTCGCCGGGTCCATCTCGTCGTGCAACATCGGCATGCTGCCAGACGCGTTCTACGACAAGGTGAGGGGCGGCAGCATCGTCATCAGGCGGTCAGGGGCGTTCAGCTTCTGCGAGGACGGCCTGGTGCTGGACGGCGCCGACCGGCGCGTCGTCCCCGCCGACCTGGTGATACTCGCCACAGGGTTCTGCGGCGATCAGAAGCTCAGGGACATGTTCGTGTCGCCCCGGGTGAAGGACATCGTCGCCGGCTCGTCGGACACCACCGTCCCTCTTTACAG GGAGTGCGTGCACCCACGGATCCCGCAGATGGCGGTGATCGGGTACTCGGAGAGCCTGACCAACATCTTCTCGATCGAGATGATGGCCAAGTGGGTGGCGCGGTTCCTGGACGGCGCGTTCCGGCTGCCGGGCGTGGCGCGGATGGAGCAGAGCGTGGCGGAGTGGGGCGGGTACATGCGACGGAGCAACGGGGAGAGGTTCCGGCGGTCGTGCCTCGGCGCCGTGAACATCTGGTACAACGACGAGCTGTGCCGCGACATGGGCTACGacccaaggaggaagaaggggctcCTCGCCGAGTGGTTCCAGCCCTACGGCGCCGTCGACTACGCCGATATCCAGTGA
- the LOC101776016 gene encoding uncharacterized protein LOC101776016 isoform X1 has product MVAPEIHPHRSCRQGPPDTAAASMDHKAAKRVAIVGAGTSGLAASKHLLARGFRPVVFEAGAAVGGLWTRTLATTRLQSPNQGYRFSDFPWPEDADAFPRHDQVVAYLAAYARRFGVEDCVRFRSKVVAAEFVGTDDGANAELWAGNGEAFGGDGAGRWRLTVRHGDSDATQTYEFDFLILCIGRFSGVPNIPEFPPGVGPDAFRGRVLHSMDFSDMNDADAAALVRGKRVAVVGSGKSAFDIAAECADANGAERPCTMVCRSPQWLLHDVNVWGKLNLGYLYMNRFAQLMVRKPGAGLASTLLATLLTPLVRKTHEPQKRKCIQRLACSLHSTFSAGVADIEGDGGILQEGDTDAGARHGAGARVRRVHLVVQHRHAARRVLRQGEGRQHRHQAVRGVQLLRGRPGAGRRRPARRPRRPGDTRHRVLRRSEAQGHVRVAPGEGHRRRLVGHHRPSLQGVRAPTDPADGGDRVLGEPDQHLLDRDDGQVGGAVPGRRVPAAGRGADGAERGGVGRVHATEQRGEVPAVVPRRREHLVQRRAVPRHGLRPKEEEGAPRRVVPALRRRRLRRYPVTLFSAASAVRRHVGGLSTGGSSGSWQTGCSVMGQQITLKLNKLKFHQVPVPWTNHMQL; this is encoded by the exons aTGGTCGCCCCCGAGATCCACCCGCACCGAAGCTGCCGGCAAGGACCACCAGACACAGCGGCGGCGTCAATGGATCACAAGGCGGCGAAGCGTGTGGCCATCGTCGGCGCCGGCACGAGCGGGCTCGCCGCGTCCAAGCACCTCCTGGCGCGGGGCTTCCGCCCGGTGGTGTTCGAggcgggcgccgccgtcggcggcctGTGGACGCGCACGCTCGCCACCACCAGGCTGCAGTCGCCCAACCAGGGCTACCGCTTCTCCGACTTCCCGTGGCCGGAAGACGCCGACGCGTTCCCGCGCCACGACCAGGTCGTGGCGTACCTCGCCGCCTACGCGCGCCGCTTCGGCGTCGAAGACTGCGTCAGGTTCCGGAGCAAGGTCGTCGCCGCGGAGTTCGTCGGCACCGACGACGGCGCTAACGCGGAGCTGTGGGCGGGCAACGGCGAGGCGTTCGGCGGTGATGGCGCTGGCCGGTGGCGCCTCACCGTGCGTCACGGCGACTCCGACGCCACGCAG ACGTACGAGTTCGACTTCCTGATCCTGTGCATCGGGAGATTCAGCGGCGTGCCCAACATCCCGGAGTTCCCGCCCGGCGTCGGCCCCGACGCGTTCCGCGGGCGGGTGCTCCACTCCATGGATTTCTCCGACATGAAcgacgcggacgccgccgcgctggtCAGGGGCAagcgcgtcgccgtcgtcggctcGGGCAAGTCCGCCTTCGACATCGCGGCCGAGTGCGCCGACGCCAACG GCGCCGAGCGGCCGTGCACGATGGTCTGCAGGAGCCCACAATGGCTGCTGCACGACGTCAACGTCTGGGGCAAGCTCAACCTGGGGTACCTCTACATGAACCGGTTCGCGCAGCTGATGGTGCGCAAGCCCGGCGCCGGCCTGGCGTCGACCCTCCTCGCCACGTTGCTCACGCCTTTGGTACGCAAAACGCATGAAccacaaaaaagaaaatgtatTCAGAGACTTGCTTGCTCCTTGCACTCGACATTCTCTGCAGGCGTGGCTGATATCGAAGGTGACGGAGGCATACTACAAGAAGGCGATACCGATGCGGGAGCACGGCATGGAGCCGGAGCTCGGGTTCGCCGGGTCCATCTCGTCGTGCAACATCGGCATGCTGCCAGACGCGTTCTACGACAAGGTGAGGGGCGGCAGCATCGTCATCAGGCGGTCAGGGGCGTTCAGCTTCTGCGAGGACGGCCTGGTGCTGGACGGCGCCGACCGGCGCGTCGTCCCCGCCGACCTGGTGATACTCGCCACAGGGTTCTGCGGCGATCAGAAGCTCAGGGACATGTTCGTGTCGCCCCGGGTGAAGGACATCGTCGCCGGCTCGTCGGACACCACCGTCCCTCTTTACAG GGAGTGCGTGCACCCACGGATCCCGCAGATGGCGGTGATCGGGTACTCGGAGAGCCTGACCAACATCTTCTCGATCGAGATGATGGCCAAGTGGGTGGCGCGGTTCCTGGACGGCGCGTTCCGGCTGCCGGGCGTGGCGCGGATGGAGCAGAGCGTGGCGGAGTGGGGCGGGTACATGCGACGGAGCAACGGGGAGAGGTTCCGGCGGTCGTGCCTCGGCGCCGTGAACATCTGGTACAACGACGAGCTGTGCCGCGACATGGGCTACGacccaaggaggaagaaggggctcCTCGCCGAGTGGTTCCAGCCCTACGGCGCCGTCGACTACGCCGATATCCAGTGACGCTTTTTTCCGCGGCTTCAGCGGTGCGGAGACATGTGGGGGGGTTGAGCACAGGTGGATCAAGCGGTTCCTGGCAGACTGGCTGCTCCGTTATGGGCCAGCAGATTACGCTGAAATTAAACAAATTGAAATTTCATCAGGTCCCGGTCCCCTGGACAAATCATATGCAATTGTGA